In the Limanda limanda chromosome 10, fLimLim1.1, whole genome shotgun sequence genome, one interval contains:
- the sting1 gene encoding stimulator of interferon genes protein isoform X1, giving the protein MSLPPQMQCHRDQDALIPKPRGTLPKLCAAVLAAITVGCIMFLSPERLFGWVAMVILSLTLGRLLHGLCLLAEEMLYHSNTRYQGRGLLSHVLPACGLEGKTLLTAGLAGLVLYLDGQPLSNQGQCWKVLLLASALYALLKSLGVLGPSEVEVSDICEGRQMNVAHGLAWSFYLGYLQLVLPRLENSIASFHSSHQWNGSSWGRGSKKLLILIPLNANISHKLEDEDDNISFHDNLPNSEIDRAGVRGRVYKHSVYRVVGEDGKARECVVEYATPLLTLYKMSQDSNAGFGEPERRQQVLIFFRTLQNILEQSLECRNRYTLILLNDERKDDPHFLSKAILTHLQQQEKEEFCVTPPPKPDMMNPLANTSSVQPSELHVNVRWQRPEPLSREPTIMFSLEKPQPLKVPVETSENYRGPT; this is encoded by the exons ATGTCTCTTCCCCCACAGATGCAATGCCACCGAGATCAAGACGCTCTCATCCCGAAGCCTCGTGGGACTTTGCCTAAGCTGTGTGCAGCGGTGCTGGCTGCCATAACAGTGGGATGCATCATGTTTCTGTCTCCTGAAAGGTTATTTGGCTGGGTTGCTATGGTAATACTCAGCCTGACCCTTGGCCGTCTGCTGCACGGGCTCTGTCTGCTGGCAGAGGAGATGCTGTACCATTCAAACACAAG GTATCAAGGTAGAGGGCTGCTGAGCCATGTGCTTCCTGCCTGTGGCTTGGAGGGAAAGACTTTGCTGACCGCTGGTCTGGCAGGTCTTGTGCTCTACCTGGATGGACAACCTCTGTCCAACCAAGGCCAGTGCTGGAAAGTCCTCCTTCTGGCCTCAGCTCTTTACGCTCTGCTTAAAAGCCTGGGCGTCCTG GGTCCGTCGGAGGTGGAGGTGTCAGACATCTGCGAGGGGAGGCAAATGAACGTGGCCCACGGCCTGGCCTGGTCCTTCTACCTGGGCTACTTGCAATTGGTGCTGCCAC GTTTGGAGAATTCCATTGCATCATTTCATTCCAGCCATCAATGGAATGGTTCCTCTTGGGGTCGCGGCTCCAAGAAGCTCCTGATCCTCATTCCTCTCAACGCCAACATCTCGCACAAGTTAGAAGATGAGGACGACAACATTAGTTTTCACGACAACCTCCCAAACAGCGAGATTGACAGGGCAGGGGTCCGGGGCCGGGTCTACAAGCACAGCGTCTACAGAGTGGTGGGCGAGGACGGGAAG GCCCGTGAGTGTGTAGTGGAGTATGCCACACCTTTGCTGACACTCTACAAAATGTCCCAGGACAGCAATGCTGGTTTTGGGGAGCCTGAGCGCAGGCAGCAGGTGCTGATCTTCTTCAGGACCCTGCAGAACATCCTGGAGCAGTCGCTGGAGTGTCGAAACCGCTACACACTCATCCTGCTCAATG aTGAGCGTAAGGACGaccctcacttcctgtctaaGGCCATCctcacacacctgcagcagcaggagaaagaggagtTCTGCGTCACGCCTCCTCCCAAACCGGACATGATGAACCCGTTAGCGAACACTTCAAGCGTCCAGCCAAGTGAATTGCACGTAAACGTCAGGTGGCAGCGCCCAGAGCCACTGAGCAGGGAGCCCACCATCATGTTCAGCCTGGAGAAGCCTCAACCCCTGAAGGTGCCTGTTGAAACCAGCGAAAATTATCGTGGACCAACATAA
- the si:ch211-39i2.2 gene encoding DNA damage-inducible transcript 4-like protein-like, with protein sequence MVFVAALLFGHGASVLTEPEHSVTDMIGKYWSQLTSPGGTPSGTPSSSARRGSVDSWDERDNNSRFCSLDTVMEHEEQLLQQDVTRQIERCLTEAKSSSLHCQVLLLPRQMTTRIGQDVVRSSADEPCGLRGASIAIYVEFKDGLKSVGSIFPDPSVIPTFELSVIFKADKDDGWPPLKNIFDTNKVLKLRAEYRLVKRKLYSSASPVIHDFS encoded by the exons ATGGTGTTTGTCGCGGCCCTGCTCTTTGGACACGGAGCGTCCGTCCTGACGGAGCCGGAGCACAGCGTGACGGACATGATCGGAAAGTACTGGTCCCAGCTCACATCCCCGGGCGGGACCCCGAGCGGGACCCCGAGCAGCTCCGCCCGGCGGGGCAGCGTCGACAGCTGGGACGAGAGGGACAACAACTCACGCT TTTGCAGTTTGGACACTGTCATGGAGCatgaggagcagctgctgcagcaggatgTGACCCGGCAGATCGAGCGCTGTCTGACCGAGGCCAAGTCGTCCAGCCTCCACTGccaggtgctgctgctgcctcgcCAGATGACCACGAGGATCGGCCAGGACGTGGTGCGCTCCTCGGCCGATGAGCCCTGTGGGCTCCGTGGCGCCTCCATCGCCATCTACGTGGAGTTCAAAGATGGCCTCAAATCCGTGGGGAGCATCTTCCCAGACCCGAGCGTCATCCCCACCTTTGAACTGTCTGTGATCTTCAAGGCAGATAAAGACGACGGTTGGCCGCCGCTGAAGAACATCTTTGATACCAACAAAGTGTTGAAGCTGAGAGCAGAGTACCGGCTGGTGAAGAGGAAGCTCTACTCCTCTGCCAGTCCTGTCATCCATGATTTCAGCTAG
- the sting1 gene encoding stimulator of interferon genes protein isoform X2 → MQCHRDQDALIPKPRGTLPKLCAAVLAAITVGCIMFLSPERLFGWVAMVILSLTLGRLLHGLCLLAEEMLYHSNTRYQGRGLLSHVLPACGLEGKTLLTAGLAGLVLYLDGQPLSNQGQCWKVLLLASALYALLKSLGVLGPSEVEVSDICEGRQMNVAHGLAWSFYLGYLQLVLPRLENSIASFHSSHQWNGSSWGRGSKKLLILIPLNANISHKLEDEDDNISFHDNLPNSEIDRAGVRGRVYKHSVYRVVGEDGKARECVVEYATPLLTLYKMSQDSNAGFGEPERRQQVLIFFRTLQNILEQSLECRNRYTLILLNDERKDDPHFLSKAILTHLQQQEKEEFCVTPPPKPDMMNPLANTSSVQPSELHVNVRWQRPEPLSREPTIMFSLEKPQPLKVPVETSENYRGPT, encoded by the exons ATGCAATGCCACCGAGATCAAGACGCTCTCATCCCGAAGCCTCGTGGGACTTTGCCTAAGCTGTGTGCAGCGGTGCTGGCTGCCATAACAGTGGGATGCATCATGTTTCTGTCTCCTGAAAGGTTATTTGGCTGGGTTGCTATGGTAATACTCAGCCTGACCCTTGGCCGTCTGCTGCACGGGCTCTGTCTGCTGGCAGAGGAGATGCTGTACCATTCAAACACAAG GTATCAAGGTAGAGGGCTGCTGAGCCATGTGCTTCCTGCCTGTGGCTTGGAGGGAAAGACTTTGCTGACCGCTGGTCTGGCAGGTCTTGTGCTCTACCTGGATGGACAACCTCTGTCCAACCAAGGCCAGTGCTGGAAAGTCCTCCTTCTGGCCTCAGCTCTTTACGCTCTGCTTAAAAGCCTGGGCGTCCTG GGTCCGTCGGAGGTGGAGGTGTCAGACATCTGCGAGGGGAGGCAAATGAACGTGGCCCACGGCCTGGCCTGGTCCTTCTACCTGGGCTACTTGCAATTGGTGCTGCCAC GTTTGGAGAATTCCATTGCATCATTTCATTCCAGCCATCAATGGAATGGTTCCTCTTGGGGTCGCGGCTCCAAGAAGCTCCTGATCCTCATTCCTCTCAACGCCAACATCTCGCACAAGTTAGAAGATGAGGACGACAACATTAGTTTTCACGACAACCTCCCAAACAGCGAGATTGACAGGGCAGGGGTCCGGGGCCGGGTCTACAAGCACAGCGTCTACAGAGTGGTGGGCGAGGACGGGAAG GCCCGTGAGTGTGTAGTGGAGTATGCCACACCTTTGCTGACACTCTACAAAATGTCCCAGGACAGCAATGCTGGTTTTGGGGAGCCTGAGCGCAGGCAGCAGGTGCTGATCTTCTTCAGGACCCTGCAGAACATCCTGGAGCAGTCGCTGGAGTGTCGAAACCGCTACACACTCATCCTGCTCAATG aTGAGCGTAAGGACGaccctcacttcctgtctaaGGCCATCctcacacacctgcagcagcaggagaaagaggagtTCTGCGTCACGCCTCCTCCCAAACCGGACATGATGAACCCGTTAGCGAACACTTCAAGCGTCCAGCCAAGTGAATTGCACGTAAACGTCAGGTGGCAGCGCCCAGAGCCACTGAGCAGGGAGCCCACCATCATGTTCAGCCTGGAGAAGCCTCAACCCCTGAAGGTGCCTGTTGAAACCAGCGAAAATTATCGTGGACCAACATAA